GAATATAGCAATAGAGGACCGTGTTGATCTCTATGCCGCCCTAACGTGGCTATCGCGGCGTCAGTGCTACCAAGGCGCCGCCATCGCCGTCGCGTAGCGCCCAGAGCGAACCGTTCGGGCCCTCCTCCACCTCGCGGATGCGATTGCCGAGGCCGATGCGTGCGACCTCGCTGGCGCCGTTGCCGGTCACGCGGACGCGGACGATGCCCTGCTGCGTCAGGCCGGCGAGCAGGAAGTCGCCGGTCCAGCCCGCAAAGGCGGTGCCGCGATACTGGATCATGCCGCCCGGCGCGATCACCGGCGTCCAGCTGACCAGCGGTGCGGTGAAGGCGGTGTTGGTGGCGTGGCGCGGGATGCGCGATCCGTCGTAATTGTCGCCCTCCGACACGCGCGGCCAGCCATAGTTGCGGCCCGCCTCGATCAGGTTGAATTCGTCGCCCCCCGCCGGTCCCATCTCCGAGGCGAACAGCCGGCCATCGCTGGCGAAGACGAGGCCATAGGGATTGCGGTGGCCGAGCGACCAGATCTCCGGTCTGGCATTGGCGGTGATGGCGAAGGGATTACCCGCCGCGGCGCTGCCGTCGAGATTGATGCGGACGATCTTGCCCAGCGTTCCCGACAGGTCCTGCGCGGGCGTCCCCTGCTGCCGCTCGCCGCTGCTGACGAACAGCGTCCGTCCGTCGGGCGCGAAGGCGAGCCGTGCGCCGAGCTGACCGCCGGTCGTCGCCGGCGTCGCGCGCCAGATGACCGTTACGTCGTCGAGCCGCGGCGTCGCGCTCGTATTCAGCGTCGCGCGGGCGACCGCGAGCTGCTGTCCGCCGGTCGCCGGCTCGGCATAGCTGATCCAGATGCGCGCATTGGTCGCGAAACCGGGATCGAGCACGACGTCCTGCAATCCCAATTGCCCCGAATAGGTGACGCGCGGCACGTTCGCGACCGGCGTCTTCACGCCCGCCTGCGTCACCAGCTGCAACCGGCCCGGCTTTTCGGTAACGAGCAGGCGGCCGTCGGGCAGGAATACCATCGCCCAGGGATTGTCGAAGCTCGCGACG
This sequence is a window from Sphingomonadaceae bacterium OTU29LAMAA1. Protein-coding genes within it:
- a CDS encoding PQQ-dependent sugar dehydrogenase, which produces MRTALILPLAAAIALAGCGDDDGGGSTGPAPTPTPSPTATASPTPPVTAVDQRVVASFDNPWAMVFLPDGRLLVTEKPGRLQLVTQAGVKTPVANVPRVTYSGQLGLQDVVLDPGFATNARIWISYAEPATGGQQLAVARATLNTSATPRLDDVTVIWRATPATTGGQLGARLAFAPDGRTLFVSSGERQQGTPAQDLSGTLGKIVRINLDGSAAAGNPFAITANARPEIWSLGHRNPYGLVFASDGRLFASEMGPAGGDEFNLIEAGRNYGWPRVSEGDNYDGSRIPRHATNTAFTAPLVSWTPVIAPGGMIQYRGTAFAGWTGDFLLAGLTQQGIVRVRVTGNGASEVARIGLGNRIREVEEGPNGSLWALRDGDGGALVALTPR